DNA from Bifidobacteriaceae bacterium:
CGGGGCCGACCCGTGCGGGTCGGCCCCGAAGAAGGATGAGAACGGTTAGAACCGCACGAAGACCGGGGTGCGGTACATCTCGCGGAACTGCACCACCGTGCCGGTGTGAGGCGCGTCCACCATCATGTTGCCGCCGGCGTAAATGCCGACATGCCCGGGGAACCAAACGATGTCGCCCGGTTGGGCCTGGTCGGCCGAAATGATGGTGCCGGCGGCCTTCTGATCCGAGTCGGTCCGCGGGATGGACTTGCCAAGCTGCGCGTACACGTACTGCGTGAAGCCCGAGCAGTCGAAGCCGGACGGGCTGGAGCCCCCGTAGACATACGGAGTGCCCACATAGCGCGCCGCGATCTCGAGGATCTCGTTTCCCGCCACCGACTGCGGGACGTTCTGAGCCGGGTCCACCGTCTTGGCCGGTCCACGCGGAGCGGCCTGCGGTTGACGCACCTGGCGGCGATTCTGAGTCGAGATCACCTGCTTCGGCTCCGGTTTCACAACCGTCACCGTTGGCGCCTCAAGCGACCAATCGGCCTCTTCGGGGACCGTGGCCAGCGACTCCGCGCCAATCACGGAGCGAGCCTCCGCCGCCAGGTTGGAGGCCTCAGTCATGCCGGTCGGCGTTGCAAACGCCGGCCCGGCGGCCGCCACCACCATGCCGCTGGCCGCGGCGACGGCGAAGGTCTTCTTGCCGAACGCTTGATCCGCCAACGCTGTCAGCGGTGTGGCCGGCTTCCCTGGGGATCTGTGCCTGGCCTTGTAATGGCGTGTTGCCACGTTTATCTCCTCGATCACCTGCGGAGTGAGCTGTCGGGTTCGGGCGGGAGAGCTGCCCTGCCGATCAACCGAGTCCGTTAGGACGCCAGTTGTCGGGTTCACCCCAAGGCGGCCTAAGCCGCCAACATAATGGGTCCTCCGCTCCTGCCTAGTCTTGATGGCGCAGCCCGGCGGCAGGATTCGGCTCCGTGCTGCGACCTGAAAAGGAGGGTTTCTCAGGCGGTCCCACCCTAGCGAGCGATTACAGCAAATGTCACGCTCAGATAACGAAAACCCGTGAGAACCCTGTGGAGATATTGTAAATGTCCAGGTCAGAGCGAGATGGTTGCCCCGGCGCAGATTTCCTCCCCATGCCTTGGGCAAGCTGGGCGCCGGCCCGCACACGGTTCCGAGCCCGCACGCATGGGCCTGGTCAGCCTGTGGTCCCGGTCCCGGCGAGGGCCGCCGCGGTCATTTCCTGACGGGTCGCCAGTTTGGCCCGCTCACGCCCCTCAGCGAGCCCGCGAGCCCGCTCTGCGGCGTCGATCGCCAGCCAGCCAGCCCACGTCACCACCGGCACGCCGCGGGCCTGCACAAGGCCCGTCAGGGAGTCCGGAGACCGGTCCGGGGCCGGCGTCAGCCCCGGCAAGTCCTCCACAATGTTCGCCACCGTCTCCATGGCGTCAGACTTGGTGGATCCGATCAGGCCCACCGGCCCGCGTTTGATCCAGCCGGTCGCGTACAAGCCCGCCAGCGGCCGGCCGCCCGGGCCCACGACCCGACCCGCCCGGTTCGGCACCACGCCCGCATCCGGGTCGAACGGGACGCCCTCGACCGGCGACCCGAAATAGCCGACCGCCCGGTAGACGGCCCCGACGTCAAAGGTGCGCGACTCGTCCGTGTCGACCACCCCGCCCAGGCCGTCCGGGGCGGTGCGGCGGAGCGTCAGCCCTGTGACGGCATCGGCGCCTTCAATCCGTTCCGGGCGCCAATAGAAGTGCAGGTGGACGCGCCGCTCGCCGCCGCTCCCGGGGGCGGCCCGCCACTGCTCCATTGTTTTGACGACCTGGCGCAAACGTCCGTTGGCTTTCATGGCCGCCTGGTCGGCATCGTCGAATTGGAAATCCCTGTCGTCCAAAACCATCTCGACGCCGGGCACCTGGCCGAGCTCCCTTAACTCCAAAGGCGAAAACTTGGCGGCGGCGGGCCCCCGGCGGCCGAAGACGTGGATGTCGCGGACCGGGGAGGCCTCGAAAGCGCGTCTGACGTGCTCGGGGATGTCGGTGCGGGCCAGGTCGGCGGGCCGCCGGGCGAGCACCCGGACCACGTCGAGGGCCACGTTGCCGTTCCCGATCACGGCCACCGACTCCGCCGCCAACGGCCAGACCTGGGAGTAGTCGGGGTGGGAGTCGTACCACGCGACGAAGTCCGCGGCGCCGAACGAACCCGGCAGGTCCGCCCCCTCGAGTTGCAGGTCCGCGTCCCGCAACGCGCCGGTGGCCAGGAGAATCACGTCGTACCGCTCTTTGAGCTCGGCCACCGTGACGTCCGAGCCGACCGTCACGTTGCCGAGGAAGCGGATGCCGCCGCGGTCCAGGATCTCGTGGAGCGAGTCCATGATCGACCTGATGCGGGGGTGGTCCGGCGCCACGCCATAGCGGATCAGGCCGAACGGGCTCGGGAGCGCCTCGATGACGTCGATTTGGGCGCCCGGGACCTGGCCCAGCAGGATGTCGGCGGCGTATAGGCCGGCCGGCCCGGCCCCGACCACGGCCACGCGGGGGGATTGGGTGAGTTCGGACAAGACGGCCGCCTTCCGGTCGCGGGGTAGCTAAGGTGTTTGGGCCGCGCTGGCGCGCGCCGCGAGCAATGGTACCGGCCGGGTGCCCGCCGCCGGGTCCGCCCCTCGCCGCGTTGCCGCTTTGTCCGATGCCGTCCGGCCGCCTCCGCTCGCCAGTCCCGGTCCCCGCGGTCGCCCTGTTTCGACGGCTGGGGCGGCTTGGGGCAGTCAGCCTTTGCGGCATTCCCGGGGACCGCCCCGGGGCTTGGCGGCCGGCGCGCGGGCGGGTGTGTCCCCGGCGTCGAAAGAAAGGACCGTCCCCAATCCCGCTCTGCTGGTTATTGGGGGTGGCCTGCCGGGTCTTGGGCGCGGGCGGGTGTGTCCCCGGCGTCGAACGAAAGGACCGTCCCCAATCCCGCCCTGCTGGTTCTTTTGGGGGTGGTCTGCCGGGTTGGGGCGCGGGCGGGTGTGTCCCCGGCGTCGAAAGAAAGGACCGTCCCCAATTGGGGGGCCGCGCCGCCCGGACGGGCCGGGCGGCGCGGGTTTCCCAGCGCGGGAGGCTAGCCCGTTAGCCTCCGCCGCCGCCAGGCGGCTAGGAGTAGCGCCACACCGGCGACGATCAACACGCCGGCCGCCCCCGCCAGGCCCGGCACCGCGCCCGCGCCAGTCGTCGGCAACGGGCTGGCGCTCTGGCCGCCCGTCGGGGCCGTCGTCGGGCCAGTTGTCGGGGTTGTTGGGGGCGTTGTCGGGGCGCCTGCCGGGTGGACCTCGAACGTGGTCGTTTGGGTGCCGGAGAGCGGGCCCGTCAGCTCTGCGGTGTGGGTGCCGGCCTCCGTGTCCGCCGGGATGGGCCAGGTGAACTCCACCCGGCCGTTCCCGTCCGCCGAGGAGGTTCCCACCGTCACCGGGGTGGAGCGCATCACGGCCGTGACCTGCTCGCCCGGCTGGAAGTTCACTCCCGTCGCCGTCTGGGACTCGCCCGGCCGCAGCGAAGACGCCGCCACCTCCACGCGGGGCAAACCGATCCGCCACTCCACCCGGGTCACATTCCCGGCCGCGTCCCGGTGCTCAACCGCCACCAAATCGCCCTCGGCCGCGTCCGGCACCAAGTCGCACTCCCACGACAAGTCCGCGCCCACCACCGCGGAGCACAGCTCCGCGCCGTCCGGGCCTCGGACAGTCACAGTGTGGCCGGGAGCCTCGCCCACGCCCGCGAGGCGGTCCCCCGCCGACGGGGTCAGCGGGCCCGGCACCGGCGGCAGGGCGTCGACCGTCAACGCCACCGGCGGGGACAGCTCCCCGCCCGGGCCCTCGATGTGGACCAGCAGCACCGTCCCGTCCGGCAGGCCCGCCGGCAGCGCGCAGTCGAACGACCCGTCCGCCGCCACCGGGCAGGTGACCAGCACCGCGCCGGTCGCCGCGTCCACGACCACCACCCGGAAGGTCCCCGCTCCCGCCAGCGGGGCGTCGCCGGGCTGCAACGAGCCCACAATCCTGGCGCCGTTCGTCGCCTCCAAAGCGGGCGCCAGCAGCGGCGTCCCCGCCGTGGCACCGCCCTGGAACCGCGCGGTCTGCGGGGAACCCGCCACCGGCGCGCCGCCGATCAACGCCGCGATGGTCCAGGTCGCCTCCTCCACAGAACGGAACTCGAAGACGGCCACCCCGTCCGAACCGGAAACCGCCGTCGCCGTCCCGGACGCCGGGCCGCTCGCCCCCGTGTAGGACCAAGCGAACCCGACCTCCACGCCCGGCAGCGGGGTCCCGGCCGCAGAGCGGACCAGCACCTCCGCCCGATGCGCGTCAACCCCGTCCGCCAGCCTCGTGGCGCCGCCCGCAGCCGTCGGGATGGTCAAAACCGACGCCGTCGGATCTGGTCCCGCAGGGCCGCCGCCGGCTTCGGCGAACACCACCACCGCCGGGGAACCCTCCGTGATCCGCACTCCCAACACCCTGGCGGTCACCTCGTACCGGCCCGCCGCGACCGAAGTCAACAACAAGTCCGCGCGCCCCGCCGCGTCAGCCGCCACCCTGACCGCCGCCGGCCCGAATGTGGCACCCGACCGCAGGCCCGCCGGGATGGCGAACTCCACGTCCAGCCCGCCTATCGGCGCCCCCGAGCCGTCCATCACATAAGCGGTCACCGTCTGGGTTGACACCCCGTCAGCCGGGGCCGACCCGGCCGGGCCGGCAAGCCTGCTCAGACCCGGGCCGGAGACCGGCAAACGGCCCACGAACTCCGCCGCCGCAGGCGAGCCGCCCACCGGCGCGCCCGCGATGGACGCCGAAACGGCCCACACCGCCGCCGCCTCGGAGGCGAACTCCCACACGGCCAACCCGTTTGAGTCCGATGCCGCCTGGGCGGTCCCAGCCTCAGTCCCGTATTCGGTGGTGTAGGTCCACGCGAACTCGACGTCCACACCCGCCACAGGCGTGCCGGACGAATCGACCACTCTCACCTCCGCGCGGTGCTTGTCCACGCCGTCCGCGACCTTGACCGCCCCGTCCGCGGCGGTCGGGATGGACAGGGACGACCTGCCCGCGTCCGGTTGGCCCGCGACCGGCTCGGCGAACACCACGTCAGCCGGGGAGCCGTCCAGCGCCAGGGCGCCCACCCGCGCCGACACCTGGTAGGTCCCGGCCGTCCCGGACGCGACGGCCAATGTGGCCACGCCCTCGGAATCCGTGGTCACCAAGACCTCGGCCGGACCGGTCACGCTGCCGGACCCGGCCGTCACTCCTGCCGGAATCTGGAAGGACACGTCAACGCCGGGGATGGCCAGGCCGTCCGCGTCCGTCACATAGGCCGTCAAGGTCTGGATGGCGGAGCCGTTCGCGGGCGCCGAACCCGAAGGGCCGACCAGGCGGCTCAAAGCGGGTCCCGCCGCCGGCGGGGCGGTGGTCCCCGCCAACCGCAACAGTTTGGTGGCCGTGTTCCCGGCGGCGTCCCGCGCGGTCACCGACACCCACCGGGCGCCATCCGCCACGGGCACGCCCGCCGCAGAACCGGTGAACGCAAAGGTACCGTCCGCGTCCGCGGTCAACTCAGTCACGTCGCCGGCCTGCACCAGCACCGTGTACCCGGCCAAGGTCTCCCCGGACACCGTGTAGTTGCCCGCCGCGTCCACATAGACCGCGCCGGAACCGTCAGCGTCCAGGAACAACGGCGGCTCGACCGCGCCGGTGGCGACGGCGAACCCGACGTAATTGGAGTCCCCGGAGGTGTTGACCGCGCCGACCCGGATCAGCCGGGACGGCTGGTCCGGATCCGCTGTGACCGGGATGTCGACGGCCTCGCCCGCCAGCGCCGTGCCGGACGCCAACACTTGGTCGCCCTCCAAAGCCTCCCAGTAGGCGAGGTCCTGCCCGAACGCCGCGTGGACCGTGAAGTCGCCGTCCGCCAAGACCGACAGGCCGCCGGACTCGTTCTCCGAGTCCTGGGCGGTGGCACCGGTGAACGTCAGGTAGACCTCGGGCGGGTTCGGCAGCGGCAGGGTCACCGGAATCGGATTGACGTACGCCCAGCACGGCACGGTCCAGGTGTTGTCGGCTTCCACGATGGTGCGGACCGGGGTGATCTCGAACCGGTAGCCAAGGCCCGGCTCCAGACCGCCCACATGCAGCCTGAACGACCCGTCTGCGGCCATCTGATCATGCGTGACC
Protein-coding regions in this window:
- a CDS encoding C40 family peptidase: MATRHYKARHRSPGKPATPLTALADQAFGKKTFAVAAASGMVVAAAGPAFATPTGMTEASNLAAEARSVIGAESLATVPEEADWSLEAPTVTVVKPEPKQVISTQNRRQVRQPQAAPRGPAKTVDPAQNVPQSVAGNEILEIAARYVGTPYVYGGSSPSGFDCSGFTQYVYAQLGKSIPRTDSDQKAAGTIISADQAQPGDIVWFPGHVGIYAGGNMMVDAPHTGTVVQFREMYRTPVFVRF
- a CDS encoding FAD-dependent oxidoreductase, which produces MSELTQSPRVAVVGAGPAGLYAADILLGQVPGAQIDVIEALPSPFGLIRYGVAPDHPRIRSIMDSLHEILDRGGIRFLGNVTVGSDVTVAELKERYDVILLATGALRDADLQLEGADLPGSFGAADFVAWYDSHPDYSQVWPLAAESVAVIGNGNVALDVVRVLARRPADLARTDIPEHVRRAFEASPVRDIHVFGRRGPAAAKFSPLELRELGQVPGVEMVLDDRDFQFDDADQAAMKANGRLRQVVKTMEQWRAAPGSGGERRVHLHFYWRPERIEGADAVTGLTLRRTAPDGLGGVVDTDESRTFDVGAVYRAVGYFGSPVEGVPFDPDAGVVPNRAGRVVGPGGRPLAGLYATGWIKRGPVGLIGSTKSDAMETVANIVEDLPGLTPAPDRSPDSLTGLVQARGVPVVTWAGWLAIDAAERARGLAEGRERAKLATRQEMTAAALAGTGTTG